Proteins encoded by one window of Castor canadensis chromosome 2, mCasCan1.hap1v2, whole genome shotgun sequence:
- the Plcb2 gene encoding 1-phosphatidylinositol 4,5-bisphosphate phosphodiesterase beta-2 isoform X1 produces MSLLNPVLLPPQVKAYLSQGERFIKWDDETTIASPVILRVDPKGYYLYWTYQSKEMEFLDITSIRDTRFGKFAKIPKSQKLRDVFNMDFPDNHFLLKTLTVVSGPDMVDLTFHNFVSYKENVGKDWAEDVLALAKHPATTNAPRSTFLDKILVKLKMQLNPEGKIPVKNFFQMFPADRKRVEAALSACHLAKGKNDAINPEDFPESVYKSFLMSLCPRPEIDEIFTSHHAKAKPYMTKEHLTKFINKKQRDSRLNSLLFPPARPDQVQGLIEKYEPSGINVQRGQLSPEGMVWFLCGPENSVLAQDKLLLHQDMTQPLNHYFINSSHNTYLTAGQFSGLSSAEMYRQVLLSGCRCVELDCWKGKPPDEEPIITHGFTMTTDILFKEAIEAIAESAFKTSPYPVILSFENHVDSSRQQAKMAEYCRTMFGDMLLTEPLEKFPLKPGVPLPSPEDLRGKILIKNKKNQFSGSTVPSKEPDGEAEDSCPPSAPSGEDTVWAAEEGAELEEMEEEEEESGNLDEEEMKKMQSDEGTASLEVTAYEEMSSLVNYIQPTKFVSFELSAQKNRSYIISSFTELKAYDLLSKASVQFVDYNKRQMSRIYPKGTRMDSSNYMPQMFWNAGCQMVALNFQTMDLPMQQNMALFEFNGQSGYLLKHEFMRRPDKQFNPFSVDSIDVVVATTLSITVISGQFLSERSVRTYVEVELFGLPGDPKRRYRTKLSPNTNSINPVWKEEPFVFEKILMPELASLRVAVMEESNRFLGHRIIPINALNSGYHHLCLHSESNIPLTMPALFVFLELKDYVPDTWADLTVALTNPIKYFSAHDKKSVKLKEATGSLPEKLFPSGSPVSRQVNGSSVPASNGSAEARLSQGVPRTSASPSCVLAAAGVKEQAPKEAVEPQTASPEELRELKGVVKLQRRHEKELRELERRGVRRWEELLQRGVAQLAELGPPAGICKLRPGKGSRKKRIVPSSEEPAGAAPSESIEGADPRVQELKDRLEQELQLQGEEQHRCILKRKEQHVAEQIAKMIELAKEKQASELKTFKETSEIDTKDMKKKLEAKRLERIQAMTKVTTDKMAQERLKREINNSHIKEVVQAVQQMKETMEQHQQKLEEKQAACLEQIREMEKKFQQEALAEYEARMEGLEAEVKESVRACLKGCFPSETEDKPERALEASKEPCEQDPLTDKADTQESRL; encoded by the exons ATGTCTCTGCTTAACCCCGTCCTGCTGCCTCCCCAGGTGAAGGCCTATCTGAGCCAAGGGGAGCGCTTCATCAAGTGGGATGAT GAAACCACAATAGCCTCCCCGGTTATCCTCCGCGTGGATCCCAAGGGCTATTATTTATACTGGACATATCAGAGTAAG GAAATGGAGTTTCTTGATATCACTAGCATCCGGGACACCCGTTTTGGGAAGTTTGCCAAGATACCCAAG AGCCAGAAGCTCCGGGATGTCTTCAACATGGACTTTCCAGACAACCACTTCCTGCTGAAGACCCTCACGGTGGTGTCGGGCCCTGACATGGTGGATCTCACCTTTCACAACTTCGTCTCCTACAAGGAGAATGTGGGCAAG GACTGGGCTGAGGATGTACTGGCCTTGGCTAAGCACCCAGCGACAACCAATGCCCCCCGCAGCACTTTCCTGGATAAGAT CCTGGTGAAGCTCAAGATGCAGTTGAACCCTGAAGGGAAGATTCCAGTGAAGAA TTTTTTCCAGATGTTTCCTGCTGACCGAAAGCGAGTGGAAGCTGCTCTCAGTGCCTGCCACCTTGCAAAAGGCAAG AATGATGCTATCAATCCTGAGGACTTCCCAGAGTCCGTGTACAAGAGCTTCCTCATGAGCCTCTGTCCTCGGCCAGAAATCGATGAGATCTTCACTTCCCA CCATGCTAAAGCTAAACCTTACATGACCAAGGAACACCTGACCAAATTCATCAACAAGAAACAGCGGGACTCTCGGCTCAACTCCTTGCTGTTCCCACCAGCACGGCCTGACCAGGTGCAGGGTCTCATTGAGAAGTATGAGCCCAGCGGTATCAACGTGCAGAGGG GCCAGCTGTCACCCGAGGGCATGGTCTGGTTTCTCTGTGGACCAGAGAACAGTGTACTGGCCCAAGACAAACTGCTGCTCCACCAAGATATGACACAGCCACTCAATCACTACTTCATCAACTCTTCACACAACACCTATCTGACAG CTGGCCAGTTCTCAGGCCTTTCCTCGGCTGAGATGTACCGCCAGGTGCTGCTGTCGGGCTGCCGTTGTGTGGAGCTGGACTGCTGGAAGGGAAAGCCCCCTGACGAGGAGCCCATTATCACACACGGCTTTACCATGACCACTGACATCTTGTTTAAG GAAGCAATTGAAGCAATTGCAGAAAGTGCCTTTAAGACCTCCCCCTATCCTGTCATCCTGTCATTTGAAAACCACGTGGACTC ATCCCGCCAACAAGCTAAAATGGCCGAATACTGCCGGACCATGTTTGGGGATATGCTGCTCACAGAGCCCCTGGAAAAGTTCCCA CTGAAACCAGGTGTCCCTCTACCCAGCCCTGAGGACCTCCGGGGCAAAATCCTCATCAAGAATAAGAAGAACCAGTTTTCTGGTTCAACGGTTCCCAGCAAGGAGCCTGATGGGGAGGCTGAGGACAGCTGCCCTCCCAGTGCCCCCTCGGGGGAGGACACAG TGTGGGCTGCTGAGGAAGGGGCTGAGctggaggagatggaagaggaggaggaggagtcagGGAACCTGGATGAAGAAGAGATGAAGAAGATGCAGTCGGATGAG GGCACAGCGAGCCTGGAGGTGACAGCTTATGAGGAGATGTCCAGCCTCGTCAATTACATCCAGCCCACCAAGTTTGTCTCCTTTGAGCTCTCTGCCC AGAAGAACCGAAGTTACATCATCTCTTCCTTCACGGAGCTCAAGGCCTATGACCTGCTCTCTAAGGCCTCGGTGCAGTTTGTGGA CTACAACAAGCGCCAGATGAGCCGCATTTACCCCAAGGGCACCCGCATGGACTCTTCCAATTACATGCCCCAGATGTTCTGGAACGCTGGCTGCCAGATGGTAGCCCTCAACTTCCAGACCATGG ACCTGCCCATGCAGCAGAACATGGCGTTGTTCGAGTTTAATGGGCAGAGTGGCTACCTCCTCAAGCATGAGTTCATGCGCCGACCGGACAAGCAGTTCAATCCCTTCTCCGTGGACAGCATCGATGTGGTGGTAGCCACCACCCTTTCCATTACG GTGATCTCTGGGCAGTTCTTGTCAGAACGCAGTGTGCGCACCTATGTGGAAGTGGAGCTGTTTGGCCTTCCAGGGGACCCCAAGAGGCGCTATCGCACCAAGCTGTCACCCAATACCAACTCCATCAATCCTGTCTGGAAGGAGGAACCCTTTGTCTTTGAGAAG ATCCTgatgcctgagctggcttcccTCAGGGTGGCTGTGATGGAAGAAAGCAACAGATTTCTTGGACACCGCATCATCCCCATCAATGCCCTTAATTCTG GATATCACCATCTGTGCCTGCACAGTGAGAGCAACATACCCCTCACCATGCCTGCACTCTTCGTCTTCCTGGAGCTGAAGGACTACGTCCCTGACACCTGGGCAG ATCTCACTGTGGCCCTCACCAACCCCATCAAGTACTTCAGTGCCCACGATAAGAAGTCTGTCAAGCTCAAGGAAGCCACGGGAAGTCTGCCTGAG AAGCTCTTCCCATCTGGGAGTCCAGTTTCCCGCCAGGTCAATGGGTCGTCAGTCCCAGCAAGCAATGGATCAGCAG AAGCTCGACTGAGTCAAGGGGTCCCCAGGACATCTGCCAGCCCATCCTGTGTTCTTGCAGCAGCTGGAGTCAAGGAGCAGGCGCCGAAAGAGGCTGTGG AGCCGCAGACAGCCAGCCCCGAGGAGCTGCGCGAGCTGAAGGGCGTCGTGAAGCTGCAGCGGCGGCACGAGAAGGAGCTGCGGGAGCTGGAGCGGCGTGGCGTGCGGCGCTGGGAGGAGCTGCTGCAGCGCGGTGTGGCTCAGCTGGCCGAGCTGGGGCCGCCGGCCGGGATCTGCAAGCTCCGCCCTGGCAAGGGCTCCCGCAAGAAGAG GATCGTGCCCTCCAGCGAGGAGCCCGCGGGGGCTGCGCCCAGCGAGAGCATCGAGGGTGCAGACCCACGCGTGCAGGAGCTGAAGGACAGGCTGGAGCAGGAGCTGCAGCTGCAGGGTGAGGAGCAGCACCGGTGCATCCTGAAGCGCAAGGAGCAACACGTGGCTGAG CAAATCGCCAAGATGATAGAGCTGGCCAAAGAGAAACAGGCCTCTGAGCTGAAGACCTTCAAGGAGACCTCAGAAAT TGACAccaaagacatgaagaaaaagcTGGAGGCCAAGAGGCTGGAGCGAATACAGGCCATGACCAAAGTCACCACAGACAAGATGGCTCAGGAGAG GCTAAAGAGAGAGATTAACAACTCCCACATCAAGGAAGTGGTGCAGGCTGTCCAGCAG ATGAAGGAGACCATGGAGCAGCACCAGCAGAAGCTAGAGGAGAAGCAGGCAGCCTGCCTGGAACAGATCCGGGAGATGGAAAAGAAG TTCCAGCAGGAGGCCCTGGCAGAGTATGAGGCCAGGATGGAGGGCCTGGAGGCCGAAGTCAAGGAGTCAGTAAGAGCCTGCCTCAAGGGCTGCTTCCCCTCCGAGACTGAGGACAAGCCTGAGAGAGCCCTTGAGGCCTCCAAGGAGCCCTGTGAACAGGATCCTCTCACAGACAAGGCAGACACCCAGGAGAGCCGCCTCTGA
- the Plcb2 gene encoding 1-phosphatidylinositol 4,5-bisphosphate phosphodiesterase beta-2 isoform X2 produces MSLLNPVLLPPQVKAYLSQGERFIKWDDETTIASPVILRVDPKGYYLYWTYQSKEMEFLDITSIRDTRFGKFAKIPKSQKLRDVFNMDFPDNHFLLKTLTVVSGPDMVDLTFHNFVSYKENVGKDWAEDVLALAKHPATTNAPRSTFLDKILVKLKMQLNPEGKIPVKNFFQMFPADRKRVEAALSACHLAKGKNDAINPEDFPESVYKSFLMSLCPRPEIDEIFTSHHAKAKPYMTKEHLTKFINKKQRDSRLNSLLFPPARPDQVQGLIEKYEPSGINVQRGQLSPEGMVWFLCGPENSVLAQDKLLLHQDMTQPLNHYFINSSHNTYLTAGQFSGLSSAEMYRQVLLSGCRCVELDCWKGKPPDEEPIITHGFTMTTDILFKEAIEAIAESAFKTSPYPVILSFENHVDSSRQQAKMAEYCRTMFGDMLLTEPLEKFPLKPGVPLPSPEDLRGKILIKNKKNQFSGSTVPSKEPDGEAEDSCPPSAPSGEDTVWAAEEGAELEEMEEEEEESGNLDEEEMKKMQSDEGTASLEVTAYEEMSSLVNYIQPTKFVSFELSAQKNRSYIISSFTELKAYDLLSKASVQFVDYNKRQMSRIYPKGTRMDSSNYMPQMFWNAGCQMVALNFQTMDLPMQQNMALFEFNGQSGYLLKHEFMRRPDKQFNPFSVDSIDVVVATTLSITVISGQFLSERSVRTYVEVELFGLPGDPKRRYRTKLSPNTNSINPVWKEEPFVFEKILMPELASLRVAVMEESNRFLGHRIIPINALNSGYHHLCLHSESNIPLTMPALFVFLELKDYVPDTWADLTVALTNPIKYFSAHDKKSVKLKEATGSLPEKLFPSGSPVSRQVNGSSVPASNGSAAAGVKEQAPKEAVEPQTASPEELRELKGVVKLQRRHEKELRELERRGVRRWEELLQRGVAQLAELGPPAGICKLRPGKGSRKKRIVPSSEEPAGAAPSESIEGADPRVQELKDRLEQELQLQGEEQHRCILKRKEQHVAEQIAKMIELAKEKQASELKTFKETSEIDTKDMKKKLEAKRLERIQAMTKVTTDKMAQERLKREINNSHIKEVVQAVQQMKETMEQHQQKLEEKQAACLEQIREMEKKFQQEALAEYEARMEGLEAEVKESVRACLKGCFPSETEDKPERALEASKEPCEQDPLTDKADTQESRL; encoded by the exons ATGTCTCTGCTTAACCCCGTCCTGCTGCCTCCCCAGGTGAAGGCCTATCTGAGCCAAGGGGAGCGCTTCATCAAGTGGGATGAT GAAACCACAATAGCCTCCCCGGTTATCCTCCGCGTGGATCCCAAGGGCTATTATTTATACTGGACATATCAGAGTAAG GAAATGGAGTTTCTTGATATCACTAGCATCCGGGACACCCGTTTTGGGAAGTTTGCCAAGATACCCAAG AGCCAGAAGCTCCGGGATGTCTTCAACATGGACTTTCCAGACAACCACTTCCTGCTGAAGACCCTCACGGTGGTGTCGGGCCCTGACATGGTGGATCTCACCTTTCACAACTTCGTCTCCTACAAGGAGAATGTGGGCAAG GACTGGGCTGAGGATGTACTGGCCTTGGCTAAGCACCCAGCGACAACCAATGCCCCCCGCAGCACTTTCCTGGATAAGAT CCTGGTGAAGCTCAAGATGCAGTTGAACCCTGAAGGGAAGATTCCAGTGAAGAA TTTTTTCCAGATGTTTCCTGCTGACCGAAAGCGAGTGGAAGCTGCTCTCAGTGCCTGCCACCTTGCAAAAGGCAAG AATGATGCTATCAATCCTGAGGACTTCCCAGAGTCCGTGTACAAGAGCTTCCTCATGAGCCTCTGTCCTCGGCCAGAAATCGATGAGATCTTCACTTCCCA CCATGCTAAAGCTAAACCTTACATGACCAAGGAACACCTGACCAAATTCATCAACAAGAAACAGCGGGACTCTCGGCTCAACTCCTTGCTGTTCCCACCAGCACGGCCTGACCAGGTGCAGGGTCTCATTGAGAAGTATGAGCCCAGCGGTATCAACGTGCAGAGGG GCCAGCTGTCACCCGAGGGCATGGTCTGGTTTCTCTGTGGACCAGAGAACAGTGTACTGGCCCAAGACAAACTGCTGCTCCACCAAGATATGACACAGCCACTCAATCACTACTTCATCAACTCTTCACACAACACCTATCTGACAG CTGGCCAGTTCTCAGGCCTTTCCTCGGCTGAGATGTACCGCCAGGTGCTGCTGTCGGGCTGCCGTTGTGTGGAGCTGGACTGCTGGAAGGGAAAGCCCCCTGACGAGGAGCCCATTATCACACACGGCTTTACCATGACCACTGACATCTTGTTTAAG GAAGCAATTGAAGCAATTGCAGAAAGTGCCTTTAAGACCTCCCCCTATCCTGTCATCCTGTCATTTGAAAACCACGTGGACTC ATCCCGCCAACAAGCTAAAATGGCCGAATACTGCCGGACCATGTTTGGGGATATGCTGCTCACAGAGCCCCTGGAAAAGTTCCCA CTGAAACCAGGTGTCCCTCTACCCAGCCCTGAGGACCTCCGGGGCAAAATCCTCATCAAGAATAAGAAGAACCAGTTTTCTGGTTCAACGGTTCCCAGCAAGGAGCCTGATGGGGAGGCTGAGGACAGCTGCCCTCCCAGTGCCCCCTCGGGGGAGGACACAG TGTGGGCTGCTGAGGAAGGGGCTGAGctggaggagatggaagaggaggaggaggagtcagGGAACCTGGATGAAGAAGAGATGAAGAAGATGCAGTCGGATGAG GGCACAGCGAGCCTGGAGGTGACAGCTTATGAGGAGATGTCCAGCCTCGTCAATTACATCCAGCCCACCAAGTTTGTCTCCTTTGAGCTCTCTGCCC AGAAGAACCGAAGTTACATCATCTCTTCCTTCACGGAGCTCAAGGCCTATGACCTGCTCTCTAAGGCCTCGGTGCAGTTTGTGGA CTACAACAAGCGCCAGATGAGCCGCATTTACCCCAAGGGCACCCGCATGGACTCTTCCAATTACATGCCCCAGATGTTCTGGAACGCTGGCTGCCAGATGGTAGCCCTCAACTTCCAGACCATGG ACCTGCCCATGCAGCAGAACATGGCGTTGTTCGAGTTTAATGGGCAGAGTGGCTACCTCCTCAAGCATGAGTTCATGCGCCGACCGGACAAGCAGTTCAATCCCTTCTCCGTGGACAGCATCGATGTGGTGGTAGCCACCACCCTTTCCATTACG GTGATCTCTGGGCAGTTCTTGTCAGAACGCAGTGTGCGCACCTATGTGGAAGTGGAGCTGTTTGGCCTTCCAGGGGACCCCAAGAGGCGCTATCGCACCAAGCTGTCACCCAATACCAACTCCATCAATCCTGTCTGGAAGGAGGAACCCTTTGTCTTTGAGAAG ATCCTgatgcctgagctggcttcccTCAGGGTGGCTGTGATGGAAGAAAGCAACAGATTTCTTGGACACCGCATCATCCCCATCAATGCCCTTAATTCTG GATATCACCATCTGTGCCTGCACAGTGAGAGCAACATACCCCTCACCATGCCTGCACTCTTCGTCTTCCTGGAGCTGAAGGACTACGTCCCTGACACCTGGGCAG ATCTCACTGTGGCCCTCACCAACCCCATCAAGTACTTCAGTGCCCACGATAAGAAGTCTGTCAAGCTCAAGGAAGCCACGGGAAGTCTGCCTGAG AAGCTCTTCCCATCTGGGAGTCCAGTTTCCCGCCAGGTCAATGGGTCGTCAGTCCCAGCAAGCAATGGATCAGCAG CAGCTGGAGTCAAGGAGCAGGCGCCGAAAGAGGCTGTGG AGCCGCAGACAGCCAGCCCCGAGGAGCTGCGCGAGCTGAAGGGCGTCGTGAAGCTGCAGCGGCGGCACGAGAAGGAGCTGCGGGAGCTGGAGCGGCGTGGCGTGCGGCGCTGGGAGGAGCTGCTGCAGCGCGGTGTGGCTCAGCTGGCCGAGCTGGGGCCGCCGGCCGGGATCTGCAAGCTCCGCCCTGGCAAGGGCTCCCGCAAGAAGAG GATCGTGCCCTCCAGCGAGGAGCCCGCGGGGGCTGCGCCCAGCGAGAGCATCGAGGGTGCAGACCCACGCGTGCAGGAGCTGAAGGACAGGCTGGAGCAGGAGCTGCAGCTGCAGGGTGAGGAGCAGCACCGGTGCATCCTGAAGCGCAAGGAGCAACACGTGGCTGAG CAAATCGCCAAGATGATAGAGCTGGCCAAAGAGAAACAGGCCTCTGAGCTGAAGACCTTCAAGGAGACCTCAGAAAT TGACAccaaagacatgaagaaaaagcTGGAGGCCAAGAGGCTGGAGCGAATACAGGCCATGACCAAAGTCACCACAGACAAGATGGCTCAGGAGAG GCTAAAGAGAGAGATTAACAACTCCCACATCAAGGAAGTGGTGCAGGCTGTCCAGCAG ATGAAGGAGACCATGGAGCAGCACCAGCAGAAGCTAGAGGAGAAGCAGGCAGCCTGCCTGGAACAGATCCGGGAGATGGAAAAGAAG TTCCAGCAGGAGGCCCTGGCAGAGTATGAGGCCAGGATGGAGGGCCTGGAGGCCGAAGTCAAGGAGTCAGTAAGAGCCTGCCTCAAGGGCTGCTTCCCCTCCGAGACTGAGGACAAGCCTGAGAGAGCCCTTGAGGCCTCCAAGGAGCCCTGTGAACAGGATCCTCTCACAGACAAGGCAGACACCCAGGAGAGCCGCCTCTGA
- the Plcb2 gene encoding 1-phosphatidylinositol 4,5-bisphosphate phosphodiesterase beta-2 isoform X3 — protein sequence MEFLDITSIRDTRFGKFAKIPKSQKLRDVFNMDFPDNHFLLKTLTVVSGPDMVDLTFHNFVSYKENVGKDWAEDVLALAKHPATTNAPRSTFLDKILVKLKMQLNPEGKIPVKNFFQMFPADRKRVEAALSACHLAKGKNDAINPEDFPESVYKSFLMSLCPRPEIDEIFTSHHAKAKPYMTKEHLTKFINKKQRDSRLNSLLFPPARPDQVQGLIEKYEPSGINVQRGQLSPEGMVWFLCGPENSVLAQDKLLLHQDMTQPLNHYFINSSHNTYLTAGQFSGLSSAEMYRQVLLSGCRCVELDCWKGKPPDEEPIITHGFTMTTDILFKEAIEAIAESAFKTSPYPVILSFENHVDSSRQQAKMAEYCRTMFGDMLLTEPLEKFPLKPGVPLPSPEDLRGKILIKNKKNQFSGSTVPSKEPDGEAEDSCPPSAPSGEDTVWAAEEGAELEEMEEEEEESGNLDEEEMKKMQSDEGTASLEVTAYEEMSSLVNYIQPTKFVSFELSAQKNRSYIISSFTELKAYDLLSKASVQFVDYNKRQMSRIYPKGTRMDSSNYMPQMFWNAGCQMVALNFQTMDLPMQQNMALFEFNGQSGYLLKHEFMRRPDKQFNPFSVDSIDVVVATTLSITVISGQFLSERSVRTYVEVELFGLPGDPKRRYRTKLSPNTNSINPVWKEEPFVFEKILMPELASLRVAVMEESNRFLGHRIIPINALNSGYHHLCLHSESNIPLTMPALFVFLELKDYVPDTWADLTVALTNPIKYFSAHDKKSVKLKEATGSLPEKLFPSGSPVSRQVNGSSVPASNGSAEARLSQGVPRTSASPSCVLAAAGVKEQAPKEAVEPQTASPEELRELKGVVKLQRRHEKELRELERRGVRRWEELLQRGVAQLAELGPPAGICKLRPGKGSRKKRIVPSSEEPAGAAPSESIEGADPRVQELKDRLEQELQLQGEEQHRCILKRKEQHVAEQIAKMIELAKEKQASELKTFKETSEIDTKDMKKKLEAKRLERIQAMTKVTTDKMAQERLKREINNSHIKEVVQAVQQMKETMEQHQQKLEEKQAACLEQIREMEKKFQQEALAEYEARMEGLEAEVKESVRACLKGCFPSETEDKPERALEASKEPCEQDPLTDKADTQESRL from the exons ATGGAGTTTCTTGATATCACTAGCATCCGGGACACCCGTTTTGGGAAGTTTGCCAAGATACCCAAG AGCCAGAAGCTCCGGGATGTCTTCAACATGGACTTTCCAGACAACCACTTCCTGCTGAAGACCCTCACGGTGGTGTCGGGCCCTGACATGGTGGATCTCACCTTTCACAACTTCGTCTCCTACAAGGAGAATGTGGGCAAG GACTGGGCTGAGGATGTACTGGCCTTGGCTAAGCACCCAGCGACAACCAATGCCCCCCGCAGCACTTTCCTGGATAAGAT CCTGGTGAAGCTCAAGATGCAGTTGAACCCTGAAGGGAAGATTCCAGTGAAGAA TTTTTTCCAGATGTTTCCTGCTGACCGAAAGCGAGTGGAAGCTGCTCTCAGTGCCTGCCACCTTGCAAAAGGCAAG AATGATGCTATCAATCCTGAGGACTTCCCAGAGTCCGTGTACAAGAGCTTCCTCATGAGCCTCTGTCCTCGGCCAGAAATCGATGAGATCTTCACTTCCCA CCATGCTAAAGCTAAACCTTACATGACCAAGGAACACCTGACCAAATTCATCAACAAGAAACAGCGGGACTCTCGGCTCAACTCCTTGCTGTTCCCACCAGCACGGCCTGACCAGGTGCAGGGTCTCATTGAGAAGTATGAGCCCAGCGGTATCAACGTGCAGAGGG GCCAGCTGTCACCCGAGGGCATGGTCTGGTTTCTCTGTGGACCAGAGAACAGTGTACTGGCCCAAGACAAACTGCTGCTCCACCAAGATATGACACAGCCACTCAATCACTACTTCATCAACTCTTCACACAACACCTATCTGACAG CTGGCCAGTTCTCAGGCCTTTCCTCGGCTGAGATGTACCGCCAGGTGCTGCTGTCGGGCTGCCGTTGTGTGGAGCTGGACTGCTGGAAGGGAAAGCCCCCTGACGAGGAGCCCATTATCACACACGGCTTTACCATGACCACTGACATCTTGTTTAAG GAAGCAATTGAAGCAATTGCAGAAAGTGCCTTTAAGACCTCCCCCTATCCTGTCATCCTGTCATTTGAAAACCACGTGGACTC ATCCCGCCAACAAGCTAAAATGGCCGAATACTGCCGGACCATGTTTGGGGATATGCTGCTCACAGAGCCCCTGGAAAAGTTCCCA CTGAAACCAGGTGTCCCTCTACCCAGCCCTGAGGACCTCCGGGGCAAAATCCTCATCAAGAATAAGAAGAACCAGTTTTCTGGTTCAACGGTTCCCAGCAAGGAGCCTGATGGGGAGGCTGAGGACAGCTGCCCTCCCAGTGCCCCCTCGGGGGAGGACACAG TGTGGGCTGCTGAGGAAGGGGCTGAGctggaggagatggaagaggaggaggaggagtcagGGAACCTGGATGAAGAAGAGATGAAGAAGATGCAGTCGGATGAG GGCACAGCGAGCCTGGAGGTGACAGCTTATGAGGAGATGTCCAGCCTCGTCAATTACATCCAGCCCACCAAGTTTGTCTCCTTTGAGCTCTCTGCCC AGAAGAACCGAAGTTACATCATCTCTTCCTTCACGGAGCTCAAGGCCTATGACCTGCTCTCTAAGGCCTCGGTGCAGTTTGTGGA CTACAACAAGCGCCAGATGAGCCGCATTTACCCCAAGGGCACCCGCATGGACTCTTCCAATTACATGCCCCAGATGTTCTGGAACGCTGGCTGCCAGATGGTAGCCCTCAACTTCCAGACCATGG ACCTGCCCATGCAGCAGAACATGGCGTTGTTCGAGTTTAATGGGCAGAGTGGCTACCTCCTCAAGCATGAGTTCATGCGCCGACCGGACAAGCAGTTCAATCCCTTCTCCGTGGACAGCATCGATGTGGTGGTAGCCACCACCCTTTCCATTACG GTGATCTCTGGGCAGTTCTTGTCAGAACGCAGTGTGCGCACCTATGTGGAAGTGGAGCTGTTTGGCCTTCCAGGGGACCCCAAGAGGCGCTATCGCACCAAGCTGTCACCCAATACCAACTCCATCAATCCTGTCTGGAAGGAGGAACCCTTTGTCTTTGAGAAG ATCCTgatgcctgagctggcttcccTCAGGGTGGCTGTGATGGAAGAAAGCAACAGATTTCTTGGACACCGCATCATCCCCATCAATGCCCTTAATTCTG GATATCACCATCTGTGCCTGCACAGTGAGAGCAACATACCCCTCACCATGCCTGCACTCTTCGTCTTCCTGGAGCTGAAGGACTACGTCCCTGACACCTGGGCAG ATCTCACTGTGGCCCTCACCAACCCCATCAAGTACTTCAGTGCCCACGATAAGAAGTCTGTCAAGCTCAAGGAAGCCACGGGAAGTCTGCCTGAG AAGCTCTTCCCATCTGGGAGTCCAGTTTCCCGCCAGGTCAATGGGTCGTCAGTCCCAGCAAGCAATGGATCAGCAG AAGCTCGACTGAGTCAAGGGGTCCCCAGGACATCTGCCAGCCCATCCTGTGTTCTTGCAGCAGCTGGAGTCAAGGAGCAGGCGCCGAAAGAGGCTGTGG AGCCGCAGACAGCCAGCCCCGAGGAGCTGCGCGAGCTGAAGGGCGTCGTGAAGCTGCAGCGGCGGCACGAGAAGGAGCTGCGGGAGCTGGAGCGGCGTGGCGTGCGGCGCTGGGAGGAGCTGCTGCAGCGCGGTGTGGCTCAGCTGGCCGAGCTGGGGCCGCCGGCCGGGATCTGCAAGCTCCGCCCTGGCAAGGGCTCCCGCAAGAAGAG GATCGTGCCCTCCAGCGAGGAGCCCGCGGGGGCTGCGCCCAGCGAGAGCATCGAGGGTGCAGACCCACGCGTGCAGGAGCTGAAGGACAGGCTGGAGCAGGAGCTGCAGCTGCAGGGTGAGGAGCAGCACCGGTGCATCCTGAAGCGCAAGGAGCAACACGTGGCTGAG CAAATCGCCAAGATGATAGAGCTGGCCAAAGAGAAACAGGCCTCTGAGCTGAAGACCTTCAAGGAGACCTCAGAAAT TGACAccaaagacatgaagaaaaagcTGGAGGCCAAGAGGCTGGAGCGAATACAGGCCATGACCAAAGTCACCACAGACAAGATGGCTCAGGAGAG GCTAAAGAGAGAGATTAACAACTCCCACATCAAGGAAGTGGTGCAGGCTGTCCAGCAG ATGAAGGAGACCATGGAGCAGCACCAGCAGAAGCTAGAGGAGAAGCAGGCAGCCTGCCTGGAACAGATCCGGGAGATGGAAAAGAAG TTCCAGCAGGAGGCCCTGGCAGAGTATGAGGCCAGGATGGAGGGCCTGGAGGCCGAAGTCAAGGAGTCAGTAAGAGCCTGCCTCAAGGGCTGCTTCCCCTCCGAGACTGAGGACAAGCCTGAGAGAGCCCTTGAGGCCTCCAAGGAGCCCTGTGAACAGGATCCTCTCACAGACAAGGCAGACACCCAGGAGAGCCGCCTCTGA